The following proteins come from a genomic window of bacterium:
- the rpmE gene encoding 50S ribosomal protein L31: protein MPKDKIHPKYDLATVACACGNTFQTRTTQGDMKVELCNVCHPFFTGRQKQIFTTGRVDRFYKKYAKGEK from the coding sequence ATGCCGAAGGACAAGATTCATCCGAAATACGATCTGGCGACGGTTGCCTGCGCCTGCGGCAACACGTTTCAGACGCGGACGACGCAAGGGGACATGAAAGTGGAGCTGTGCAATGTCTGCCACCCCTTCTTCACGGGGCGGCAGAAGCAGATCTTCACCACCGGCCGCGTCGACCGGTTCTACAAGAAGTACGCCAAAGGCGAGAAGTAG